One Setaria italica strain Yugu1 chromosome I, Setaria_italica_v2.0, whole genome shotgun sequence DNA window includes the following coding sequences:
- the LOC101785420 gene encoding uncharacterized protein LOC101785420, whose amino-acid sequence MQNSLGASQRAQNSEEPKPFLEEEKRESPGRANQNQLPPLPLQMKAFTKLWPALAESKLAIAVFAGLFVGAVVLFSVPPQFPLHGANVLLRGSPGNGGAGSRADETNGPAQPPLADMSAEAPAPTKQAQEKEATSSPKNSTGKEIAPISVLPPLKPICDLSDRRYDGCEMWGDARTASGANKSSVYFIPPPSQLATAAAATWSIRSQSRKMIGVREVTVRSLDLSSLHEAPDCTVRRSVPAVVFALGGLTFNYWHAFSDVLVPLFTTARAFGGEVDLVATGAQAWFLSKYRRVLGALSKYEVVDLDADGEVRCYPHLIVGLRGHRDFDIDPARAPNNYDMRAFRLFVRGAYSLPPPTAPLPWRSSGGKKPRLMIILRRSTRRFVNEDAIVGAIERAGFEAVRMEPTAAAGMDAVSREVDACDALVGAHGAGLTNMVFMRTGAVVVQVIPWGKMEPYGEGFFGAPAAHMGIRHVSYSVAAEESTLYDKYGKEHPVITDPDVFYRNGSNARLYWREQNIRLNTTRFAPTLEMVKRMLRE is encoded by the exons ATGCAGAATTCCCTGGGAGCGAGTCAACGAGCACAGAATTCCGAGGAGCCGAAGCCGTTTCTTGAGGAGGAGAAACGGGAGAGTCCGGGTCGTGCCAACCAGAACCAGCTGCCGCCGCTTCCACTCCAAATGAAGGCCTTCACGAAGCTATGGCCGGCGCTCGCGGAGAGCAAGCTCGCCATCGCGGTGTTCGCCGGCCTGTTCGTCGGGGCGGTGGTCTTGTTCTCTGTTCCGCCGCAGTTCCCACTCCATGGCGCTAATG TTCTCTTGCGGGGCTCGCCGGGAAACGGCGGTGCAGGTTCGCGGGCGGATGAGACGAACGGTCCTGCACAGCCGCCGCTAG CCGATATGTCAGCAGAAGCTCCAGCACCCACAAAGCAAGCCCAGGAAAAAGAAGCCACGAGTTCTCCTAAAAATTCCACTG GTAAAGAAATTGCACCGATCTCCGTTCTACCTCCTCTGAAGCCAATCTGCGATCTCTCCGACCGGCGTTACGACGGCTGCGAGATGTGGGGTGACGCGCGCACGGCGAGCGGCGCCAACAAGTCGTCGGTCTACTTCATCCCACCGCCGTCgcagctcgccaccgccgcggcagcCACCTGGAGCATCCGCTCGCAGTCCCGCAAGATGATCGGCGTCCGCGAGGTCACCGTCAGGTCCCTCGACCTGTCGAGCCTCCACGAGGCGCCCGACTGCACCGTCCGCCGGAGCGTGCCGGCCGTGGTGTTCGCGCTCGGCGGCCTGACGTTCAACTACTGGCACGCCTTCAGCGACGTGCTGGTCCCGCTCTTCACGACGGCCCGGGCcttcggcggcgaggtcgaccTCGTCGCCACCGGTGCCCAGGCCTGGTTCCTCAGCAAGTACCGGCGCGTCCTCGGGGCGCTCTCGAAGTACGAGGTGgttgacctcgacgccgacggcgaggtGCGCTGCTACCCGCACCTCATCGTCGGCCTCCGCGGCCACCGCGACTTCGACATCGACCCGGCGCGCGCCCCGAACAACTACGACATGCGCGCCTTCCGCCTGTTCGTCCGGGGCGCCTACTCCCTACCGCCACCAACCGCTCCGCTCCCATGGAGATCGTCCGGCGGCAAGAAGCCCCGGCTCATGATCATTCTCCGGCGATCGACGCGGCGGTTCGTGAACGAGGACGCCATCGTCGGCGCGATCGAGCGGGCCGGGTTCGAGGCGGTGCGCATggagccgacggcggcggcgggcatggACGCGGTGTCGCGCGAGGTGGACGCGTGCGACGCGCTCGTGGGGGCGCACGGCGCCGGGCTGACCAACATGGTGTTCATGCGCACGGGTGCCGTGGTGGTGCAGGTGATCCCGTGGGGGAAGATGGAGCCCTACGGCGAGGGGTTCTTCGGCGCCCCGGCGGCGCACATGGGGATCCGGCACGTCTCGTACAGTGTCGCCGCCGAGGAGAGCACGCTGTACGACAAGTACGGAAAGGAGCACCCGGTGATCACCGACCCCGACGTGTTCTACAGGAACGGCAGCAACGCGAGGCTGTACTGGCGAGAGCAGAACATCCGGCTCAACACCACCAGGTTCGCGCCGACGCTCGAGATGGTGAAGCGGATGCTGCGAGAATGA